Within Pecten maximus chromosome 15, xPecMax1.1, whole genome shotgun sequence, the genomic segment TAATTTGAATAGTATCataatatgtttttttgtttttgtttttgtttttaaattttgtccTGAACAGAACATTTGAGAGAGAGATATATATACTGctacacatttatatatcatattagcTGTTAATGCTGGAGTGATACTATCACACTATAATTAACtatgtaatattattattgatagAGAATCATATATCTACATTACTTACATCGTATCTAATACATaaataaagatttgtttttatttgatgttgttatttattatgTTCGCTAATTGTACACGAATTCGAATTTTATATCGAATTATATCGAAaagtacagtgtacagtgtaacgAAAATGTTGATTGTTccatttaattcatattttattcattctAGAATAAAAAGCTAGTTTAAATGTAACTTGAATGACATTTCGTTAGAACTGCTGACTCAACACGTAATAGGAATAGCAAAGTAAATGGTAAACGACTGATTGTTCATTTATCAAgctaaaatatacatgtatagagttaaaatatgtaacattacaatatatatatatttcagaagACCAAAGATAAACCTTGCATCATGTATCATCAAATTAATGCTTCATtggtaatattttattatgataaattaacaaatatagCCCCATTTTCGTTTCCAGTAACAAAGAACTACACATGCACTTAACAAATATTCAATTAGATCCTTACACTGATATACAAATCTTTTATATAAGGCACCTTTGGAAAACTTTCAGACTTTCCACTTTGTACTTATCTgttgatatcaatattataaaaatattttgaaaataacataaTACATAAACGATGACATGTATATCTATGCACAAATGTGACACAAGTAATAAGAAATATCATTAAGCACCGTCTAATGCAAAGCACCTGCGCATGCCGCAGCACGTGTAAATATACCTCGTGACCCTCGAAGCGTTGTCAACCCATTAAAATGTGatattgtaaatgtacatatattgccGTATGGAAACAgtgaaagaaaattaaaatgcGACCTGACACACAAACTACCTGCTAGCCACGGTTTAGATAAGCAGCAGAGACATGGATAGACTGAATGTCTACAGCATTGTATTTCACATCAATGCCGTAATATACATACTCTTAACTATGGACGAATATATTCTATGGAAGTCTCATATTTGCATAAGATCAAGGTTTGTTTCCTTAATATTCTATACCAATAGTGAGAGGTGCAAATTCATGATAGCACACATCttacaaaatttgatatttggctGAAAACTGGGAATGCGATTTAAACAGTACTTATTAAAGGATAAGCGCATTTACTTTTCTTAATTAAAATCAAGAGGATACATTCTAAAATACATGTTATGTAGTATCAAAATGTTCATCATCAGGACCACTGCAAACTTGCTTTGCATGTTTTGTCATAAGTACAgcaataatataaaatattaataaaagaatagattcaaaaagaaaaaaataacaaaaccacATTTTTGAGAATTTGGTCAGTATAAACCCAAGCAAAAGAGGATTTGTAACACTCCCGGCCATTGTCGAAGTGAAAAATACTGAAGAGATTTTCCCCTGAAATTTtaataaatgtatcatttgTCCATGCAAGCGTTAACGGAAATATGACAGATTTAGAAAAACCGAAAAGTGAGGCTGCGATCCAAATCCCGACTGATGACGAGTATGTGATGCTGAATGATAGACAGACAAAAGAAACGAGCACCAGCACGACTTGGATTCCTTCGTAAATAACCAATGACGTCACTTTGGTCATAATAGTCCCACAAATCCCGCCTATCACAACACTCACGAAATACACTGACGTCAGATATGAGCTGACTTGTGTCGACCAATCAAGGGCATCGACACAGTAGGAGGACAGGTACGCAGCGAATGCGTGATCTATCGCTTTACAGAGCGTTGATATAGCTATCATGACAAAAAGCGCAACCATTTTAAATGTTCTGCTGATCTTAAATGTAGTTTTGTCCGTTTTACTGACATTGCCATCCATGTCGTGAACCTCGGTTGTTATATTATTCGACTGCTTAAAAAGATTGAATTTCTTCGAAAAATGGAGAAACATAAATAGACATGACACAACTAGGCATGCGATAGCTGATATGATAAAAGCAATGTGTATTCTGGAAGTGAATTCTTCTCGACCTAATAGTTCAACAGTGGTGTTTTCGGACGTAGTTGATGAGTTTGTGAGGGAATACATAAGTGTGTAACGCTGGTTTATTGTGAAGTTAGCACCATTGTTGTTACTGGAGAAATCTTGTTTATAGTCTGAGGAATTCCGTAGTGCTGGATTTTTCATGAGAAATGGAGCAATTATTATAGGCGACAGAACCCCACCAATGTTGAATACGAGATGAAGTCCAACGACTAGCGTGCGACTGTCCTTCTTCCATAACTTGATAACTTCTGCATTCCCACCTAGATAAAAATCAATATGCATACTACAAAAATGATTTTCGTGAGTTACTTACTTTcatttatgaataaataaataaataaataaataaataaatagaataaaataaaagcAAATATGGTATTATTAAAGTTCttcatatattcatatattgCTATTATCAGGAAGCGGGTTCTATCAAATTACATAATTCACTTTGGTAGGCAAAATTGTATCACGTTTCCTAAAATATCTAAAAGTGTTAAAACTAAAAGAGCAACTTCAGTGTACACTGCCTCTCTCAAGAATGGATAAAAAATAATCAACCTCATAGACATCTAATTAACCAGAGTAAATGAGGGGGAAATACAGCGACCTAAAACATCGCTTAGAAGACCGAAATTTACGTAGGAATATAGAGGCGGCACACGATAAAAATTATACGTGATgcaattaattaattcattaattcatttaaaattcaacaCATAAAAGAGAGGTATCAGCGTTAAGTATGTAACTGATGAAGGGCGGTAATAGCGTAAATAATGTTACTTTTTGAGAGTGGTAAGTAAAGTATGTAAATTTTGGTATTGTATGAAAAGATATAACAGTTCTTGTTTTCAATCGATCGTGATATTCTGTGAGATATCTCACCTTTAgatagagatatatacatacctgCGTCGACAACACCCTGAAATAAGCCCAACAACGCATGCATTC encodes:
- the LOC117343753 gene encoding major facilitator superfamily domain-containing protein 4A-like; amino-acid sequence: MGREIKAAGRNGSNTRRILERVFQKIRTSTEYRDRVLLTLCIYLSFAVIGGTKGQLGPALLDLIAISGVDLSQGAFIVTFLYIGYTIGAMLNGVLYHRFRRTSLFAFCCCWMGITTSVIPWCSVFPLMLGMHALLGLFQGVVDAGGNAEVIKLWKKDSRTLVVGLHLVFNIGGVLSPIIIAPFLMKNPALRNSSDYKQDFSSNNNGANFTINQRYTLMYSLTNSSTTSENTTVELLGREEFTSRIHIAFIISAIACLVVSCLFMFLHFSKKFNLFKQSNNITTEVHDMDGNVSKTDKTTFKISRTFKMVALFVMIAISTLCKAIDHAFAAYLSSYCVDALDWSTQVSSYLTSVYFVSVVIGGICGTIMTKVTSLVIYEGIQVVLVLVSFVCLSFSITYSSSVGIWIAASLFGFSKSVIFPLTLAWTNDTFIKISGENLFSIFHFDNGRECYKSSFAWVYTDQILKNVVLLFFSF